In Methanobacterium sp., the following are encoded in one genomic region:
- a CDS encoding glutamyl-tRNA reductase, with product MILNIRIDHKTADINTIEKYTRQMDEIFEKIKNKHIIDEYLQIKTCNRAELYLVLDECYFEDLDFKNLVVETDDDALKHLLMLSCGLESMIIGEDQILGQIKDSRMKSLSEKNAGNILNAIFTKAIHVGQSVRKKTNINKGSISIGSAAVELAESVHGDLKCKKVLVIGAGKMGTLVAKALVEKHLKAIVVANRTYDRATCLAKELGGSAIHFDRLDEAMSDADVIISATGAPHPILTYDKVKNAVSTGKLSTMVMVDIANPRDIEDEVKELGVKLFNIDDLRGIADKNRKMRESEAEDAMEIIEEELQLLKNSLKRLEVETLISNIRRNAEEIRTQETQKAFRMLGDMNGKEKIVNDLTQVVVDKIFSDIIKNIKNAAENDNKKFIETAECIFAREESK from the coding sequence GTGATTCTAAACATCAGAATCGACCATAAAACTGCTGATATCAACACAATCGAGAAATATACTCGCCAAATGGATGAAATATTCGAGAAAATAAAGAATAAACATATTATTGACGAGTATCTTCAAATTAAAACATGTAATCGCGCTGAACTCTACTTAGTTTTAGATGAATGTTATTTTGAAGATCTTGATTTTAAGAATCTTGTGGTTGAAACTGATGACGATGCCTTGAAACACCTTTTAATGCTTTCATGTGGTTTAGAATCTATGATAATAGGTGAAGATCAAATATTGGGACAAATAAAAGATTCTAGAATGAAAAGCCTTTCTGAGAAAAATGCAGGCAATATTTTAAACGCTATTTTTACCAAAGCCATTCATGTAGGGCAATCTGTACGGAAAAAAACAAATATAAACAAAGGATCTATCTCTATAGGTTCTGCAGCAGTAGAACTTGCAGAATCAGTTCATGGTGACCTTAAATGTAAAAAAGTTCTTGTGATTGGTGCTGGAAAAATGGGAACCCTTGTTGCCAAGGCTCTTGTGGAAAAACACCTTAAAGCAATAGTCGTTGCAAACAGGACATATGACCGGGCAACATGTCTTGCAAAAGAGCTTGGGGGTTCTGCAATTCATTTTGACAGGCTTGATGAAGCTATGAGTGATGCAGATGTTATAATAAGCGCTACAGGTGCCCCTCATCCTATTTTAACCTATGATAAAGTGAAAAATGCCGTTTCTACTGGAAAACTTAGCACAATGGTAATGGTAGATATTGCAAATCCAAGAGATATCGAAGATGAAGTTAAAGAATTAGGTGTTAAATTATTTAATATTGATGATTTAAGGGGAATAGCTGACAAAAATAGGAAAATGAGGGAATCTGAAGCTGAAGATGCAATGGAGATTATTGAAGAAGAGCTTCAACTTCTTAAGAATTCCCTAAAGCGGCTTGAAGTTGAAACTCTTATTTCAAATATAAGACGAAATGCTGAGGAAATCAGAACTCAAGAGACTCAAAAAGCTTTTAGAATGCTTGGAGATATGAATGGTAAAGAAAAAATAGTAAATGACCTCACTCAAGTCGTTGTCGATAAAATCTTCTCTGATATTATAAAGAATATTAAAAATGCTGCAGAAAATGATAATAAAAAGTTTATTGAAACTGCAGAATGTATTTTTGCAAGAGAAGAAAGTAAATAG
- a CDS encoding bifunctional precorrin-2 dehydrogenase/sirohydrochlorin ferrochelatase, which translates to MGWTPLFLQMENKNVLVVGAGEVGSRRARRFLNADANVIIIGKKIPNDIIEIGAEFKPLEELEKWVEWSNIVVVATNDRELNELAAKFASDKLLNRADFPDEGNLIVPSSFFIGDVQLCIFTGGKSPLMAKELRKKIQKVIKEEDILQLELQNFTRNILKENVNNQKKRRAYLYEILNDENVEKYLKEGNLKGAKEYIKQNLNF; encoded by the coding sequence ATGGGCTGGACTCCTCTTTTCTTGCAGATGGAAAATAAAAACGTTTTGGTTGTTGGCGCAGGAGAGGTCGGGAGCAGAAGAGCCCGGAGATTCTTAAATGCTGATGCTAACGTTATTATAATTGGAAAAAAGATTCCAAATGACATTATTGAGATTGGGGCAGAGTTTAAACCCCTTGAAGAATTAGAAAAATGGGTTGAATGGTCTAATATTGTTGTTGTGGCCACAAATGACAGGGAATTAAATGAATTGGCTGCAAAATTTGCGTCGGATAAACTTTTAAACCGAGCTGATTTTCCTGATGAGGGTAATCTGATTGTTCCATCTTCTTTTTTTATAGGGGATGTGCAGTTATGTATATTTACTGGTGGAAAAAGCCCTCTCATGGCCAAAGAGTTACGAAAAAAAATACAAAAGGTAATAAAAGAGGAAGATATTTTACAATTAGAGCTTCAAAATTTCACTCGAAACATTTTAAAAGAGAATGTCAATAACCAAAAAAAGCGCAGAGCTTATCTATATGAAATTCTAAATGATGAAAATGTAGAAAAATATTTAAAAGAAGGGAATTTAAAGGGCGCTAAAGAATATATAAAACAGAATTTAAATTTTTAG
- a CDS encoding methanogenesis marker 9 domain-containing protein, protein MAWENSPSHVCRGGDKRALTFCCPPVKPCPIIYALEEVNISSQEYIAKKEEFGRKTRLGQGEGTCFGSLVWCCKPSKPCPLRDMVMRKVDMSVEEYMELKKQLSEEIVGASTSSNEEEVKALVDAFDVPEEEANSVLKECGNDLRMAAKILRMKNLEI, encoded by the coding sequence ATGGCATGGGAAAATTCACCATCACACGTATGCAGAGGCGGCGATAAAAGAGCTTTGACATTTTGTTGCCCACCAGTAAAGCCCTGCCCAATCATATATGCGCTTGAGGAGGTTAATATCAGTTCTCAAGAATATATAGCTAAAAAAGAAGAATTTGGCCGGAAAACAAGATTAGGTCAAGGAGAAGGCACATGTTTCGGTTCACTTGTATGGTGCTGTAAACCGTCTAAACCATGCCCATTAAGGGATATGGTCATGAGAAAGGTAGATATGAGTGTTGAAGAATACATGGAGCTTAAAAAGCAGTTATCAGAAGAGATTGTTGGTGCATCTACATCATCAAACGAGGAAGAAGTAAAAGCACTTGTTGATGCATTCGATGTTCCGGAAGAAGAAGCAAATAGCGTTCTTAAAGAATGTGGAAATGATTTAAGGATGGCTGCTAAGATTTTAAGGATGAAAAACCTTGAAATATGA
- the atwA gene encoding methyl coenzyme M reductase system, component A2 yields the protein MSFIELKNVTKTFNGVAILKDLNITIDEGSVLGILGRSGAGKSVLINMLRGMKEYKPDSGKIIYNIAICPKCLSVDAPSRVGQKCACGGEFEARSVDLWDTDRKVFAAIRRRISIMLQRTFALYEDDSVIDNVIKSIDNHDDEESTYIAIDLLEMTQMTHRITHIARDLSGGEKQRVVLARQIAKEPMIFLADEPTGTLDPKTAELLHHALLEGVKEKGTTMIITSHWPEVMRKLSDNVIWLEKGEIVDEGDPEAVVKRFLEQVPLPEKRAEYQTGGPMIKMENVKKHYFSIERGVVKAVDGIDLVVDEGEIFGIVGLSGAGKTTLSRILYGLTEPSTGKITVKLGDDWVDMTQSGPLGRGRVKPYLGILHQEYSLYPHRNVLGNLTEAISLELPAEFAKMKALYVLKAVGFDEEYADSLLKKYPDELSGGERHRVALAQVLIKEPNIIILDEPTGTMDPITRVQVTDSIRKARDELNQTFLIISHDMDFVLDVCDRAALMRGGKILRIGDPASIVEDLTPTEKKKMLTEE from the coding sequence ATGTCTTTTATAGAACTAAAAAATGTCACTAAAACATTTAATGGCGTTGCCATTTTAAAAGATTTGAATATAACTATTGATGAGGGCAGTGTGCTGGGTATTTTAGGTAGAAGCGGTGCTGGAAAGTCTGTACTGATTAACATGCTTCGTGGAATGAAAGAATACAAACCAGACAGCGGTAAAATTATTTATAATATTGCAATATGTCCAAAATGTCTTTCAGTTGATGCACCTTCAAGAGTGGGTCAAAAATGTGCTTGTGGAGGGGAATTTGAAGCAAGAAGTGTTGATCTGTGGGATACTGACAGAAAAGTATTTGCAGCAATTAGAAGAAGAATTTCAATAATGCTTCAACGTACATTTGCGCTCTATGAAGATGATAGTGTAATTGACAATGTAATAAAATCTATTGATAATCATGATGATGAAGAGAGCACATATATAGCTATAGATCTTCTTGAAATGACTCAAATGACCCACAGAATAACTCATATTGCACGAGATTTAAGTGGTGGGGAAAAACAAAGAGTTGTGCTTGCAAGACAAATTGCAAAGGAACCTATGATCTTTCTTGCAGATGAACCAACAGGGACACTTGATCCAAAAACAGCCGAATTGTTACACCACGCACTGCTTGAAGGTGTAAAAGAAAAAGGCACTACAATGATTATAACATCCCACTGGCCAGAAGTAATGAGAAAGCTTTCGGATAATGTGATATGGCTTGAAAAGGGTGAGATTGTAGATGAAGGTGACCCTGAAGCAGTTGTAAAACGATTCTTAGAGCAAGTCCCTCTCCCAGAAAAAAGAGCAGAATACCAGACTGGCGGCCCAATGATCAAAATGGAAAATGTCAAAAAACACTACTTTTCTATAGAAAGGGGAGTGGTAAAGGCTGTAGATGGTATTGACCTCGTTGTTGATGAAGGAGAGATTTTTGGTATTGTGGGATTAAGTGGAGCAGGAAAAACAACTCTTTCACGAATTTTATACGGATTAACAGAACCAAGTACTGGTAAAATTACCGTAAAACTTGGAGATGACTGGGTAGACATGACTCAATCTGGCCCTTTAGGAAGAGGGAGAGTAAAGCCTTATCTGGGTATTCTTCACCAAGAGTACAGTCTTTATCCACATAGAAATGTATTAGGTAACCTAACTGAGGCTATTAGTCTGGAATTACCTGCAGAATTTGCAAAAATGAAGGCATTATACGTGCTTAAAGCAGTTGGATTTGACGAGGAATATGCAGATAGCTTACTTAAAAAATATCCTGATGAATTAAGTGGAGGGGAACGCCACCGGGTGGCATTAGCCCAGGTTCTAATAAAAGAACCAAATATTATCATTCTTGATGAACCTACTGGAACAATGGACCCAATAACAAGAGTACAGGTCACAGATTCCATAAGAAAGGCGAGAGACGAGTTAAATCAAACTTTCCTTATTATATCTCATGATATGGATTTCGTACTGGATGTATGTGATAGAGCAGCCCTCATGAGAGGTGGAAAAATCCTTAGAATAGGAGATCCAGCATCCATAGTGGAAGATTTGACACCAACAGAAAAGAAAAAGATGCTTACAGAAGAATAA
- a CDS encoding tRNA-dihydrouridine synthase has translation MAGITDGNFCKKLVPYGFDMVTLGGYNADKLTIAAGHKIIQRGRSEFDIKEEEIMSSIKKEAKMIKKSWNGMVSVNLRSVSPDPMIEISKITDIDVLEINAHCRQPEITDIGCGQGLLYETEKLYDFTKKIVDNAHSKVSVKIRANIENVDDIEVAKAVEEAGADYLHVDAMKPGYNHADLDVIKSIKENTNIFLIGNNSLRDLKSAREMISAGADGISIARAALKGNIPFDLSMI, from the coding sequence ATGGCGGGAATAACTGATGGAAACTTTTGTAAGAAACTTGTTCCTTATGGATTTGACATGGTAACCCTCGGAGGGTATAATGCAGATAAATTAACCATAGCTGCAGGCCATAAAATTATTCAAAGAGGCAGATCAGAGTTTGATATAAAAGAAGAAGAAATAATGTCTTCTATAAAAAAAGAAGCAAAAATGATTAAAAAATCATGGAATGGAATGGTTTCAGTTAATTTAAGATCCGTTTCTCCAGATCCTATGATTGAAATATCAAAAATAACGGATATTGATGTTTTAGAAATAAATGCGCATTGTAGGCAGCCTGAAATTACAGATATTGGCTGTGGACAAGGGCTTTTATATGAAACTGAAAAATTATATGATTTTACAAAAAAGATAGTTGATAATGCTCATAGCAAAGTTTCAGTTAAGATCAGAGCAAATATTGAAAATGTGGATGATATTGAAGTAGCAAAAGCTGTTGAAGAAGCAGGTGCTGATTACCTGCATGTAGATGCTATGAAACCAGGATATAATCATGCAGATCTTGATGTTATTAAATCTATCAAAGAAAACACTAACATATTTTTGATAGGGAATAATTCACTCCGTGATCTTAAATCTGCGCGTGAAATGATTTCTGCAGGGGCAGATGGGATATCTATAGCTCGAGCTGCACTTAAAGGAAATATTCCATTTGACCTTTCTATGATATGA
- a CDS encoding GTP cyclohydrolase IIa → MIQMTLIQIDNYGPWTVTPTPRAEADLQILQAELYADLQRQFAAKGGLVFFTRFDNMLAVTNNTDVEDHLRIQKSIGNRYPITVSMGVGAAETPYEAQRDATAALQNYGGAQQEERKEILAIDGLVNKEDSFVQIAHIDINGITDSLTDIIPAYDTSFIVNRVQHFLMKKLIEKGSLLFFIGGDNFMSPCNGLKPEGILKIIEEIEDETNIALKAGIGKAPTAEKAANLADLALEEIRGGFTYDLVHVMKE, encoded by the coding sequence ATGATACAAATGACTTTAATTCAAATTGATAATTATGGTCCATGGACTGTCACTCCGACTCCAAGGGCCGAAGCAGACCTTCAAATTTTACAAGCAGAACTTTACGCTGACCTTCAAAGGCAATTTGCAGCTAAGGGAGGGCTTGTGTTTTTCACTCGTTTTGATAACATGCTTGCAGTTACTAATAACACTGATGTAGAGGATCACCTCAGAATTCAAAAATCAATAGGTAACAGATATCCTATTACAGTGAGTATGGGTGTTGGTGCAGCTGAAACGCCGTATGAAGCTCAAAGAGATGCTACAGCAGCTCTTCAAAATTACGGAGGGGCACAACAAGAAGAGAGAAAGGAAATTTTAGCTATTGATGGTCTTGTAAATAAAGAAGATAGTTTTGTTCAAATTGCCCATATTGATATAAATGGAATCACTGATTCTTTAACTGATATAATTCCAGCTTATGATACTTCTTTTATTGTAAATAGGGTTCAGCACTTTTTAATGAAAAAATTAATTGAAAAAGGATCACTTTTATTCTTTATAGGTGGAGATAACTTCATGTCTCCTTGTAATGGACTTAAACCGGAAGGTATTTTAAAAATAATTGAAGAAATTGAGGATGAGACAAATATAGCACTTAAAGCAGGCATAGGGAAAGCTCCAACTGCTGAAAAAGCTGCTAATTTGGCAGATCTAGCTCTTGAGGAGATAAGGGGAGGATTTACCTATGATCTTGTCCATGTTATGAAAGAGTGA
- a CDS encoding 2-phospho-L-lactate transferase, translating into MISVLSGGTGTPKLIQGMLEIIDPDDLNIIVNTVENTYISGNYIAPDVDTVMYTLSGMINEDTWYGIKDDTFITHETLKKIGHDEILRIGDKDRAIKIQKTILMGKYALSKVINLQRKNLGIKSKIVPMSDEQSHIKIITDEGEMSFHKFLVEKRAEPEVEDIIYNAVEPSPDLINTIESSDMVLIGPSNPITSIGPILSIEGVKKALKDAYVVAVSPIIGSKPVSGPAAKFMEAMGFEVSSKGVATIYQDFLDKFIIDVEDMGSEKEIEKLISNVTITNTNMKTIDDKVKLARCILGEIV; encoded by the coding sequence ATGATATCAGTACTTTCTGGTGGAACAGGAACACCAAAATTAATTCAGGGAATGCTGGAAATAATTGATCCAGATGATCTGAATATAATTGTAAATACAGTAGAAAATACATATATATCTGGAAACTATATAGCACCAGATGTAGACACTGTGATGTACACTCTTTCTGGGATGATAAATGAAGACACATGGTATGGCATAAAGGATGATACATTTATAACTCATGAAACCTTAAAAAAAATCGGGCATGATGAAATTTTAAGAATCGGAGATAAAGATCGTGCCATAAAAATCCAGAAAACAATCTTAATGGGGAAATATGCTCTTTCTAAGGTTATTAACCTCCAAAGAAAGAATTTAGGCATTAAATCCAAGATCGTTCCCATGAGTGATGAGCAATCACATATCAAGATCATAACAGACGAAGGAGAAATGAGCTTCCATAAGTTTCTGGTGGAAAAAAGAGCAGAGCCAGAAGTGGAAGATATAATCTACAATGCTGTTGAACCTTCTCCAGATTTAATAAATACTATTGAATCGTCGGATATGGTTTTAATAGGGCCTTCTAATCCGATAACATCTATAGGACCTATACTTTCAATTGAAGGAGTTAAAAAAGCCCTTAAAGATGCTTATGTTGTTGCGGTATCTCCTATAATTGGGTCAAAACCAGTAAGTGGTCCTGCAGCAAAGTTTATGGAAGCGATGGGCTTTGAAGTATCCAGTAAGGGCGTAGCAACAATTTATCAGGATTTTTTAGACAAGTTCATAATAGATGTTGAGGATATGGGATCCGAGAAAGAAATAGAAAAACTAATATCTAATGTCACTATAACAAACACAAACATGAAGACAATTGATGATAAAGTAAAGTTGGCAAGATGTATTTTGGGTGAAATTGTATGA
- a CDS encoding coenzyme F420-0:L-glutamate ligase gives MEIRIIGIENIPIITGGDDIADLTLTAMAESKIKVEKEDVFVIAETIISKAEGNKINLNDIETSSKSIELAQKTGKDPKLVEAIIKNSNEILKVGPDFIISETKHGFVCANAGIDESNVDNGMATPIPDDPDQSAHFIREKIEKTTNKEVVVIISDTQGRAFREGAIGTAIGISGMNPLWDRKCEKDLYGRELQTTSIAVADELASAASIVMGQADEGIPVVLIKGVNYIKDLKNKNATINDLIRPKEYDVFR, from the coding sequence ATGGAAATAAGGATTATTGGAATTGAAAACATCCCCATAATAACAGGAGGGGATGATATTGCAGATTTGACATTAACTGCAATGGCTGAAAGCAAAATTAAAGTTGAAAAGGAAGATGTTTTTGTTATTGCTGAAACCATAATATCCAAGGCAGAAGGAAATAAAATCAATCTTAATGATATTGAAACAAGCTCTAAATCAATTGAGCTTGCACAAAAAACAGGGAAAGATCCAAAACTTGTGGAAGCTATCATCAAAAATTCCAATGAAATATTAAAAGTAGGGCCTGATTTTATAATTTCTGAGACAAAACATGGATTTGTCTGTGCAAATGCAGGTATAGATGAATCAAATGTTGATAATGGTATGGCGACTCCAATTCCTGATGATCCAGATCAAAGTGCTCATTTTATAAGGGAAAAAATAGAAAAAACAACAAATAAAGAGGTAGTTGTTATAATATCTGATACTCAAGGAAGAGCATTTAGAGAAGGAGCCATTGGGACAGCAATTGGAATTTCTGGAATGAATCCGTTGTGGGATAGAAAATGTGAGAAGGATTTATATGGTCGGGAGCTTCAAACCACAAGTATTGCGGTTGCAGATGAGTTAGCTTCTGCAGCGTCAATTGTTATGGGTCAAGCAGATGAGGGAATACCTGTAGTTTTAATAAAAGGCGTAAATTACATTAAAGACTTAAAAAATAAGAATGCAACCATTAATGATCTAATAAGGCCTAAAGAATATGATGTATTCCGATAA
- a CDS encoding IMP cyclohydrolase has protein sequence MYLGRILAVGSTDNGNFVAYRVSSRSFPNRMVKTFEDRAAIIPKEGYETDVFKNPYIAYNCIKIVEDIAVVSNGSHTDIIAEKIASGMNIRDSIALTLLTMDYEKDDFNTPRIAGATTLDGESYIGIVTHEGIIVEKVKPQEACYISTYEHIKPNYVEFISSDAKDASKFIYDGGKFSEFTNPVDSVAAFADKEWKIDSL, from the coding sequence ATGTATCTTGGAAGAATATTAGCAGTTGGAAGCACAGATAATGGAAATTTTGTTGCATACAGAGTTTCAAGCCGATCGTTTCCCAATAGGATGGTAAAAACCTTTGAAGATAGGGCAGCTATCATACCTAAGGAAGGATATGAAACAGATGTTTTTAAAAACCCGTATATTGCTTATAATTGTATAAAAATTGTTGAAGATATTGCAGTTGTTTCAAATGGTTCCCATACAGATATAATCGCAGAAAAAATAGCTTCTGGAATGAATATACGCGATTCAATTGCATTAACGTTACTTACTATGGATTATGAAAAAGACGACTTTAACACTCCTAGAATTGCAGGAGCTACAACTTTAGATGGTGAATCATATATTGGAATTGTAACTCATGAAGGAATCATTGTAGAAAAGGTCAAACCACAGGAAGCGTGTTACATATCCACATATGAACATATAAAACCAAATTATGTTGAATTTATTTCTAGTGATGCAAAAGACGCTTCTAAATTTATATATGATGGTGGAAAATTTTCAGAATTCACTAATCCTGTAGATTCGGTGGCTGCATTTGCAGATAAGGAATGGAAAATAGATTCTTTGTAA
- a CDS encoding biopolymer transporter ExbD — MALDVNKYRTKLRENNPRFNMVPFIDVVFTILIFLMVTSSFSAADQTQSTSGKPQVSQQSSGPSEYYLIPVAGLKKVIVNGQDMSSYIRNGAIAVHTTVIDEGEIIIRPKNGEIIITTPPGFPVDKAVRASA, encoded by the coding sequence ATGGCGCTGGATGTAAACAAATATAGAACTAAATTAAGGGAAAATAATCCTCGTTTTAATATGGTACCATTTATTGATGTTGTTTTCACAATTTTAATATTTTTAATGGTTACAAGTAGCTTTAGTGCTGCTGATCAAACTCAATCCACGTCAGGTAAGCCACAAGTATCCCAGCAAAGCAGCGGACCATCAGAATATTATTTAATACCTGTTGCAGGCTTAAAAAAGGTAATAGTTAATGGGCAAGATATGTCCAGCTATATAAGGAATGGGGCTATCGCGGTTCATACAACAGTTATTGATGAGGGCGAAATAATCATAAGGCCTAAAAATGGAGAGATTATTATAACTACTCCACCAGGTTTCCCTGTAGATAAGGCTGTGAGAGCTTCAGCATAA